From Pempheris klunzingeri isolate RE-2024b chromosome 18, fPemKlu1.hap1, whole genome shotgun sequence, a single genomic window includes:
- the fbxo25 gene encoding F-box only protein 25 isoform X3, producing MQQRRYIATTWLCSDNKENLFVDNVCELTTTKRKKDFYNNNTKSQFVFRDKWIYVQKGSTKERHGYCTLGEALNRLDFSSAIQDLRRFNYVAKLFQLIARSQLTSLSGAAQKNYFNILEKIVRKVVEDHYNPRLVKELLQDLSSTLHSLTIHVGRCVLVGNVNIWLCRLETIYKWQQQLNNLQIPKQLCDGMTFNDLPLYMQNKILCKLSDAYDIINLGQATPTLHCLSENRTLWKNLCHFHFSDKQFCRNLVLSKSDNVDWKLMYFTLQKHYPMKEQYGDTLHFCKHCSILFWKDRHLALLFKDCGHPCTANDPDSCLMPISPQHFIDLFKF from the exons ATGCAACAGAGGCGCTATATTGCGACTACAtg GCTCTGCAGTGACAACAAAGAAAATCTGTTTGTTGATAATGTGTGTGAGCTCACCaccacaaagaggaaaaaggacTTCTACAACAATAACACCAAGTCTCAGT TTGTTTTCAGGGATAAATGGATCTACGTACAGAAAGGGAGCACAAAAGAA CGACACGGATACTGCACACTTGGTGAAGCCCTCAACCGTcttgacttctccagtgccaTTCAGGACTTGAGAAGATTCAACTATGTTGCAAAA CTTTTCCAGCTAATAGCCAGGTCCCAGCTGACCTCCTTGAGCGGAGCCGCTCAGAAAAACTATTTCAATATACTGGAGAAGATTGTACGAAAGG TGGTAGAGGACCACTACAATCCGCGTCTCGTcaaggagctgctgcaggacctGAGCTCGACACTGCACAGTCTGACTATCCATGTTGGCAGGTGTGTCCTCGTGGGCAACGTCAACATCTGGTTGTGCCGACTGGAGACCATTTAcaaatggcagcagcagctcaacaACCTGCAGATCCCCAAG CAACTGTGCGATGGCATGACATTCAACGACTTGCCACTATATATGCAGAACAAGATCCTCTGCAAGTTATCTGATGCCTATGACATCATTAACCTGGGACAGGCCACACCCACTCTGCATTGCCTCAGTGAGAACAGGACTCTGTGGAAAAATCTCTGCCACTTTCACTTCTCAGACAAACAG TTCTGTAGGAATTTGGTCCTGAGCAAGAGTGATAACGTCGACTGGAAGCTGATGTACTTCACCCTGCAGAAACATTATCCAATGAAGGAGCAGTACGGTGACACCTTGCACTTCTGCAAACACTGTAGCATTCTCTTCTGGAag GATCGCCACCTGGCTTTGTTATTCAAG GACTGCGGCCATCCATGCACAGCCAACGATCCAGACAGCTGCCTCATGCCCATTTCCCCGCAGCACTTTATTGACCTCTTCAAGTTCTAA